The Porites lutea chromosome 11, jaPorLute2.1, whole genome shotgun sequence genome includes a region encoding these proteins:
- the LOC140952784 gene encoding protein NipSnap homolog 2-like: MATLLVAKRAFSLVRRPILPVKQNLVLARGLSLSGYRNSDESLFSKMFGLGSVEKATDAHSKVLAGRDTLYEFEFNDVKPECIEEYVSLVGEFIPKLSEDKQFPGELCGAWTTMFGRLDQAIHLWKYTGGYKSVVKAKQYIRENKEFLEFARKRRVMLNNRENQLLYEFSFFGEPEPREPSHIYELRTYYLKPGTLIEWGNNWGKAILIRQQEDDAVAGLFSQIGELYVVHHIWAYDDLATRQEIRHNLWNRPGWDDCVANTVPLIRRMESRVMIPLPFGPLQ; this comes from the exons ATGGCGACGCTTTTAGTGGCTAAAAGAGCTTTCTCGTTGGTGCGGCGACCTATACTCCCTGTTAAACAAAATTTGGTATTGGCTAGAGGACTATCACTTTCTGGCTACAGAAATAGTGATGAGAGCTTGTTTTCAAAGATGTTTGGCCTAGGATCCGTAGAAAAGGCAACAG ATGCGCACTCGAAGGTTTTGGCAGGAAGGGACACATTATATGAGTTTGAGT TTAATGATGTAAAACCAGAGTGCATTGAAGAATATGTGTCTTTGGT AGGAGAATTTATACCAAAACTAAGTGAAGACAAACAGTTTCCTGGAGAATTATGTGGAGCCTGGACAACAATGTTTGGAAGACTTGATCAAGCAA tCCACCTTTGGAAGTACACAGGTGGGTACAAATCAGTTGTAAAGGCCAAGCAGTACATCAGGGAAAACAAG gaaTTTCTTGAGTTTGCTCGAAAGAGGCGTGTCATGTTGAACAACAGAGAGAACCAGCTTCTTTACGAGTTCAGTTTCTTTGGAGAACCAGAACCCAGGGAACCCAGCCACATTTATGAACTTAGAACATATTATTTGAAG CCTGGAACCCTCATTGAGTGGGGAAACAACTG GGGAAAGGCTATTTTAATCCGTCAGCAGGAAGATGATGCTGTTGCAGGGCTTTTTTCTCAGATAGGTGAACTGTATGTGGTTCATCACATATGGG CTTATGATGATCTTGCAACCAGGCAGGAGATCAGGCACAATCTATGGAACAGGCCTGGATGGGATGACTGTGTTGCTAACACTG TTCCACTCATTCGACGAATGGAGTCTAGAGTGATGATCCCTTTGCCATTTGGACCTCTACAGTAG
- the LOC140952447 gene encoding orexin/Hypocretin receptor type 1-like: MTCLSSNMNRTLSSELTNDTTSSFSFSPEPEAWRVIRTVLFSLIAALALVGNYVVCRAVWRHTGAKPIAHYLIGNLAFAEIVSMVCLVLTFHAREPPWSWKLGHAMCKMLPPLQIASLLIITTTLATLAVYRCVLLTKPLIHKPTRKQIYSYALVCWVGSVVLVIPAGYFRVLNSWGENCELLICQEVFPESLKHYQDVYSIILFVVNFALPFVIMALSYSLVRKKIREHIFVVQRLRDEQSNALSSVTQPSTCTEEIQATGDINQIEHENQMTFKLVKIEDGVNTEKVVKKPQRRVKFARKISGKKSFPQTLSTKSCKTALEPENDLLRMVYALVLVFVVCYIPYQIQFLLMEFNVKAFMYWPYRYIFDRFVYTLTCLPSALHPVFYGMMSQFYRKAFIRMIACRDSK, encoded by the coding sequence atgacgTGCCTTTCAAGCAATATGAATCGGACATTGTCATCTGAACTTACAAACGACACGACCAGCTCATTTTCGTTTTCTCCTGAACCAGAAGCATGGAGAGTTATCCGCACGGTCTTGTTCAGTCTGATAGCAGCTCTAGCCTTAGTTGGAAATTATGTGGTGTGTCGAGCAGTGTGGAGACACACCGGAGCTAAACCGATTGCTCATTACTTAATCGGCAACTTGGCTTTTGCCGAAATCGTCAGCATGGTGTGTTTGGTTTTGACTTTTCACGCCCGCGAGCCACCTTGGTCTTGGAAGCTTGGACATGCCATGTGCAAGATGCTTCCTCCACTACAGATAGCAAGTCTACTCATCATTACAACAACCTTGGCTACCCTTGCCGTCTATCGTTGCGTGCTGCTGACTAAACCTCTCATACACAAACCAACACGCAAACAAATTTATAGTTATGCTCTTGTCTGTTGGGTGGGGTCTGTTGTACTAGTAATCCCCGCAGGGTATTTTCGTGTCTTGAATTCCTGGGGTGAAAACTGCGAGTTACTTATTTGCCAAGAAGTATTTCCCGAAAGCCTAAAACATTACCAGGATGTTTACTCAATCATCCTCTTTGTAGTCAACTTTGCCCTGCCATTTGTAATCATGGCCTTATCTTACTCGTTGGTCAGAAAGAAAATCAGGGAACACATCTTTGTTGTTCAAAGGCTTCGCGACGAGCAGAGCAACGCACTCTCATCGGTGACCCAGCCTTCAACTTGTACTGAAGAGATACAAGCAACAGGGGACATAAACCAAATAGAGCATGAGAATCAGATGACATTTAAACTGGTAAAAATAGAAGATGGGGTTAATACAGAAAAGGTTGTCAAAAAACCACAAAGAAGGGTAAAATTTGCACGAAAGATCAGCGGAAAAAAATCATTCCCTCAAACCCTTTCGACGAAAAGCTGTAAAACAGCTTTGGAACCAGAGAACGATTTGCTCCGAATGGTTTACGCTTTGGTGTTGGTTTTTGTGGTTTGCTACATTCCATATCAGATTCAGTTTCTTTTGATGGAATTCAATGTGAAGGCGTTCATGTATTGGCCTTATCGTTACATATTCGATAGGTTTGTTTATACATTAACCTGTTTACCAAGTGCCTTACATCCAGTATTTTACGGAATGATGAGTCAGTTTTACCGCAAAGCCTTTATTAGAATGATTGCCTGTAGAGATTCTAAGTAA
- the LOC140952843 gene encoding neuropeptide Y receptor type 2-like gives MACITNTVNKSSEADDVSFTPEPEALRIIRTVLFSLIAALALVGNYVVCRAVWRHKGTKPTAHYLVSNLAFAEIINMVCVVFTFHAYEPPWSWELGSAMCKILPSLQLTSSLVITASLTILAVYRCVLLVKPMIPKPTPRQTCCVILICWAGSIGLSFPAGHFRVLQSWGDQCEFGFCAEVFPEGFTHYLKVYSMVLFVINFALPFVIMVISYSLVRKKIGEHIIVIQRIRNEQSNVMSSLTRHSVCSEDPHVIQAGQAGHVKQEQIELLNITQNKNAKKSNNPQSGMQYLNSEKLLPSNQVSNTADKNTLELENDIMKLVFVLVMIFVVCYIPYQVQFLLLEFRVKVFFYWPPRHIFRRLVFTLTCLPSALHPVCYGLMSRFYHKAFIRVIACRNRENQYV, from the coding sequence ATGGCCTGTATCACTAACACTGTTAATAAGTCAAGTGAAGCAGACGACGTTTCCTTCACTCCTGAACCCGAAGCTTTACGAATTATCCGCACGGTCTTGTTCAGTTTGATAGCAGCTCTCGCCTTGGTTGGAAATTATGTGGTGTGTCGAGCTGTTTGGAGACACAAAGGAACCAAACCAACAGCACATTACTTAGTCAGCAACTTGGCTTTTGCTGAAATTATCAACATGGTTTGTGTAGTATTCACGTTCCACGCATATGAACCACCATGGTCTTGGGAGCTTGGGAGTGCCATGTGCAAGATTCTTCCCTCTCTGCAGCTAACAAGTTCTCTTGTTATTACAGCATCCCTTACCATTCTTGCTGTCTATCGATGTGTTTTGCTTGTTAAGCCTATGATCCCAAAACCAACTCCTAGACAAACGTGCTGTGTTATACTTATCTGTTGGGCGGGATCCATTGGTCTGTCTTTTCCTGCAGGACATTTTCGTGTCTTGCAATCATGGGGCGACCAATGCGAGTTTGGCTTCTGCGCGGAAGTGTTTCCAGAAGGATTCACTCATTATTTGAAAGTTTATTCGATGGTTCTATTCGTTATAAACTTTGCTTTGCCATTTGTCATAATGGTTATATCGTATTCGTTGGTCAGAAAGAAAATCGGCGAACACATTATTGTCATTCAAAGGATTCGCAACGAGCAGAGCAACGTGATGTCATCTTTGACTCGACATTCTGTTTGCTCAGAAGACCCACATGTGATACAAGCAGGTCAAGCAGGCCATGTTAAACAAGAGCAAATCGAGTTGTTAAACATTACTCAAAACAAGAATGCAAAGAAGAGCAATAATCCTCAGTCTGGAATGCAGTATCTTAATTCTGAAAAATTATTACCAAGCAACCAAGTATCAAACACGGCCGATAAGAATACCTTAGAACTCGAGAATGATATAATGAAATTAGTTTTTGTGTTAGTGATGATTTTCGTAGTATGTTATATCCCATATCAGGTTCAGTTTCTGTTGCTAGAATTTAGAGTTAAGGTCTTTTTTTACTGGCCTCCTCGTCACATTTTTAGGAGGCTTGTATTTACTTTGACTTGTTTACCAAGTGCCCTTCATCCTGTCTGTTATGGTTTAATGAGCAGATTTTATCATAAAGCGTTTATCAGGGTGATAGCTTGTAGAAATCGTGAAAATCAATACGTTTAG